A genome region from Magnolia sinica isolate HGM2019 chromosome 8, MsV1, whole genome shotgun sequence includes the following:
- the LOC131254331 gene encoding uncharacterized protein LOC131254331, translating into MAGSLKLNVDGSALSKPGPAGGGCICRDSNSNLVFAFAEGYGSSSNNRAELRALHDGLKLCISRGLLCVSIESDSKWVVDCINWRSSFAWKWKYWFSRIQKLSLKGSFRCSLIPREANGPADGLAKLGSSTQADSLVLQVSSLPHLLRGSFVPGPASILIPVNFWHINEMNLFL; encoded by the exons ATGGCGGGCAGCTTGAAGCTCAATGTTGATGGTTCTGCCCTGTCTAAGCCAGGGCCAGCGGGAGGAGGATGTATCTGCCGAGATAGCAACAGTAACCTTGTGTTTGCATTCGCCGAAGGTTATGGGTCCTCTTCGAACAACAGGGCCGAGCTTCGTGCGCTGCACGACGGCCTGAAGCTATGCATCAGCCGCGGTTTGCTTTGTGTCTCCATTGAATCCGACTCAAAATGGGTGGTAGACTGCATCAATTGGAGGTCCTCATTTGCATGGAAATGGAAGTATTGGTTTTCTAGGATCCAAAAGCTTTCCTTGAAAGGCTCCTTTAGATGCTCGCTCATCCCTAGAGAGGCTAATGGTCCGGCCGATGGTTTAGCAAAGTTGGGTAGTTCGACTCAAGCAGATTCTCTCGTCCTACAAGTTTCCAGCCTTCCTCACTTGCTCCGAG GATCTTTTGTCCCTGGTCCTGCCAGCATCCTTATACCTGTAAATTTTTGGCATATCAATGAAATGAATCTCTTcctttag